In one Pygocentrus nattereri isolate fPygNat1 chromosome 21, fPygNat1.pri, whole genome shotgun sequence genomic region, the following are encoded:
- the lsm3 gene encoding snRNA-associated Sm-like protein LSm3 isoform X1 — protein MAPVVEIQQQTTNTVEEPLDLIRLSLDERIYVKMRNDRELRGRLHAYDQHLNMILGDVEETVTTVEIDEETYEEIYKSTKRNIPMLFVRGDGVVLVAPPLRVG, from the exons CAACAGACGACCAACACGGTAGAAGAGCCGCTGGACCTCATTCGGCTGAGCTTGGATGAGCGAATTTATGTGAAGATGAGGAATGACCGAGAGCTTCGCGGGAGGTTACAT GCTTATGACCAACATTTGAACATGATCCTTGGGGATGTGGAAGAGACGGTGACGACGGTGGAGATTGATGAGGAAACCTATGAAGAAATTTACAAG TCAACGAAGAGGAACATCCCGATGCTGTTTGTCCGTGGCGATGGTGTGGTACTGGTTGCACCGCCCTTGAGAGTTGGGTAA
- the lsm3 gene encoding snRNA-associated Sm-like protein LSm3 isoform X2 → MADEVEQQQTTNTVEEPLDLIRLSLDERIYVKMRNDRELRGRLHAYDQHLNMILGDVEETVTTVEIDEETYEEIYKSTKRNIPMLFVRGDGVVLVAPPLRVG, encoded by the exons CAACAGACGACCAACACGGTAGAAGAGCCGCTGGACCTCATTCGGCTGAGCTTGGATGAGCGAATTTATGTGAAGATGAGGAATGACCGAGAGCTTCGCGGGAGGTTACAT GCTTATGACCAACATTTGAACATGATCCTTGGGGATGTGGAAGAGACGGTGACGACGGTGGAGATTGATGAGGAAACCTATGAAGAAATTTACAAG TCAACGAAGAGGAACATCCCGATGCTGTTTGTCCGTGGCGATGGTGTGGTACTGGTTGCACCGCCCTTGAGAGTTGGGTAA